The DNA window CTCTCCAACATGGTTTCTTGACACAAAAGCAAGCGATCTACTCTTCTTTAACCGATCACCAATACTTACCCTGAAGGATATTGAACccatactattattattattatccgaAATGTTCCGGTTATGGCGGCGGCGAGAGGAAGCAGGGGAGTAAGGATCATCAGGAGAAGAAGAACATGAAGCAGGTGCCATGATTGCAGCTTGTGAAGTGTTAACATAGATTAGTTGCTTTAATCTCTCTCTTAAACATGATGCACAAACCCCTTGTTTCTGATCATTATACGGATGAATCTTGCATACTTGTTTTTCTGGCTCATACCCTCCCATGATTTGAATCTTGTCTGTGATGATCAAACCTAACTTTGAATTTGCTTTTGAGTGACCTGATCTCGTGATcatcttcctctcttttcttaatGCTCGTGTCGTGTCTCtgtgtctttatatatataggataTGAGGAACGTAGATGATTGGTCACGTAGATAACAGACACACACGTACGTATTCATTTCCACGAAGGCTCATTGTATTGAATATATGTTTGACCACTCCAAAATTACATACGGCTGTTTTGCTAACAACCGTCGTAAGAGAATACTCCATGAGACCtccatgaaataataaaatgggttataatgtaattttctttttcttccttgttaAACTATACCTATCTTTCTtctaatgaatatttattttattggctGTTATTTCCTAGTAATATAAAACTTTTCTCCCGGTCAAGGCTCTCTTGGATTGATTCTTTATtggatatatttattattgtagaATAAAGCTGGTAAAATTCACATCATTCCACCAGGATCATGAATAACCGGATTAATATTTGTCTCATCTTACTATATATCCAATAAAGAGTGCTTTTCacggaaaataataataataataattaatatacccACCTCGTGTACCGACAGTATTTATATTTGTGGTGCCTATTTGACTGCTAACCGTGAAGATCAATGTACATTCTCAACTTGTCTTatcttatatattatttggaTATTGATCattgatcattaattaattcataatccGAGATTTTTtaagtgtattttatttaaaattttgattaattaattcataatacgagattcatgtaaaaaaactaGCACTTTATTTCCGTGTTTTTACCTTAGATTTGAGAGTTTTTGTGAATAAATCTTGTATGTTTGATGTTGCagtgcataatatttttttttaagtattttatattcttgcattaacatattaaaataataaaaaagcaccaaagatatttaatatttttttaaatgacacac is part of the Populus trichocarpa isolate Nisqually-1 chromosome 7, P.trichocarpa_v4.1, whole genome shotgun sequence genome and encodes:
- the LOC7466787 gene encoding uncharacterized protein LOC7466787 translates to MGGYEPEKQVCKIHPYNDQKQGVCASCLRERLKQLIYVNTSQAAIMAPASCSSSPDDPYSPASSRRRHNRNISDNNNNSMGSISFRVSIGDRLKKSRSLAFVSRNHVGEVKNGKKNNNGFWTKLLHLKGKKDQVLMRSGVSMSERLYN